The bacterium genome includes a window with the following:
- a CDS encoding DUF3800 domain-containing protein: protein MHLLYIDESGDVGRPRPNATNFFVAAGFSIDEVDCRKLRFYLHSIKQKYSIPLITELKWEYFHKPFINPSLSDKHAKRAALNPLNNWDPARKHDLLCELLDALRGIRSVRFYVVSINKQAAYEKEYINKPESMYSQALLLLLERFQNFLRKTQNRGIGIQDSRDKSQDRRLRSFYHSLFIDGSYYTKFENIVDNVYLTPSEYSFGVQFADLVAGIAFQKFERGNDTYFSAIIDKIDCTPLTRVRRGTPEGLKLWP, encoded by the coding sequence ATGCACCTCCTCTATATTGATGAGTCTGGTGACGTTGGAAGGCCACGTCCGAATGCGACTAATTTTTTTGTCGCTGCCGGTTTTTCCATTGATGAAGTTGATTGCCGGAAATTGCGCTTTTATCTTCACTCTATTAAACAAAAATATTCGATCCCATTAATAACTGAATTGAAGTGGGAGTACTTCCATAAGCCGTTCATCAATCCGTCATTAAGTGATAAGCATGCTAAGAGGGCCGCTTTGAATCCACTGAATAACTGGGACCCCGCCAGGAAACATGATCTGCTATGCGAGTTGCTTGATGCCCTTCGTGGCATTAGAAGTGTCAGATTCTATGTCGTTTCAATTAATAAACAGGCTGCTTATGAAAAAGAATATATTAATAAACCTGAGAGTATGTACTCTCAGGCGCTTCTTCTTCTGTTAGAGAGATTTCAGAATTTTCTCAGGAAAACACAAAACAGAGGGATCGGAATACAGGACAGCAGGGACAAATCTCAAGACCGGAGGTTAAGAAGCTTCTATCACTCATTGTTTATTGATGGTTCCTACTACACGAAGTTTGAGAATATCGTTGACAATGTTTATCTGACCCCCTCGGAATACAGCTTCGGTGTGCAATTTGCCGATCTGGTGGCCGGTATCGCGTTTCAGAAATTTGAACGAGGGAATGACACGTACTTTTCCGCTATTATAGACAAGATTGACTGCACACCTTTAACACGGGTTCGCAGGGGGACACCCGAAGGGCTTAAGCTCTGGCCATAA
- a CDS encoding GNAT family N-acetyltransferase, translated as MKLENFRSRDRDVISELLSSDRPWASYALGDLSDLHFGLSRYYVNGPNLVLVYEGLQPPALFLFGGVGALRFICSFLPAGDYNAAFTGEPEAIFPEGTNVVQLKRMLRMTLDLSGKNFDTGVAEELGSKDADAIAGLMVHYPENAFHPDQMAYPFAGIYLDDGLVACAGTHVVNPDERVACIGNVVVHPEYRRRGFAQQVMGKVLTLLSDQADLATLNVAVKNKEGIELYQRMGFGTHCRFNEAEITLPEPKPE; from the coding sequence ATGAAACTGGAAAACTTCCGCAGCCGCGACCGGGACGTCATCTCCGAGCTCCTCTCCTCGGACCGCCCCTGGGCGTCCTACGCGCTGGGCGACCTCTCCGACCTCCACTTCGGCCTCTCGCGGTACTACGTTAACGGGCCGAACCTGGTGCTGGTGTACGAGGGGCTCCAGCCGCCCGCCCTCTTCCTCTTCGGCGGAGTCGGCGCCCTGCGCTTCATCTGCTCGTTCCTCCCCGCCGGGGACTACAACGCCGCCTTCACCGGCGAGCCCGAGGCCATCTTCCCCGAGGGCACCAACGTGGTCCAGCTCAAGCGTATGCTCCGAATGACGCTGGACCTTTCGGGAAAAAACTTCGACACCGGAGTAGCCGAGGAGTTGGGCTCCAAGGACGCCGACGCCATCGCCGGCCTGATGGTCCACTACCCGGAGAACGCCTTCCACCCGGACCAGATGGCCTACCCCTTCGCCGGAATTTACTTGGACGACGGGCTCGTGGCCTGCGCGGGGACGCACGTGGTGAACCCCGACGAGCGGGTGGCCTGCATCGGCAACGTGGTGGTCCACCCCGAGTACCGGCGCCGCGGCTTCGCCCAGCAGGTAATGGGCAAGGTGCTCACCCTCCTGTCCGACCAGGCCGACCTGGCGACCCTCAACGTCGCGGTGAAGAACAAGGAGGGGATCGAGCTCTACCAGCGGATGGGCTTCGGCACCCACTGCCGCTTCAACGAGGCGGAGATAACCCTCCCCGAACCCAAGCCCGAATAG
- the pdxA gene encoding 4-hydroxythreonine-4-phosphate dehydrogenase PdxA — MGDRPLVLVTPGDPNGIGPEVLVRAWGRITEGCRPVVVGAPTPLAAAIELCGLDLEIVPVHSPDEADSAPNRIPLIEVPGTDLAPQWGVISAVAGRASFSWVERAVDLCLADPSRALVTGPISKQAWAQAGIPYAGHTGYLAERCGVSGREAMAFLSPKINVVLATTHIPLAEVSIQLTAGHIVHVARLFRAFLGKKLDREPRLALCGLNPHAGDFGVIGDEEERIVVPAAEELRADGLDISGPLAADTLFTEKNLSRFDGFIALYHDQGLIPVKLLAFDSAVNVTLGLPFLRTSPSHGTAFDIAGKGMSDIESIISAFSVVSI, encoded by the coding sequence ATGGGCGACCGACCACTGGTTCTGGTGACGCCGGGCGACCCCAACGGCATCGGCCCCGAGGTCCTGGTCAGGGCCTGGGGCCGCATAACCGAGGGTTGCCGGCCGGTAGTCGTCGGGGCGCCGACGCCCCTGGCCGCCGCCATCGAGCTCTGCGGTCTCGACCTCGAAATCGTCCCCGTCCACTCTCCCGACGAAGCCGACTCCGCCCCGAACCGCATCCCCCTCATCGAAGTCCCCGGCACCGACCTCGCCCCGCAATGGGGCGTCATCTCCGCGGTCGCCGGACGGGCGAGCTTTTCCTGGGTCGAGCGCGCCGTGGACCTGTGCCTCGCCGACCCGTCCCGCGCCCTTGTCACCGGGCCCATCTCGAAACAGGCCTGGGCTCAAGCGGGCATCCCCTACGCCGGCCATACGGGGTATCTGGCCGAGCGCTGCGGCGTGTCGGGACGCGAGGCGATGGCCTTCCTCTCGCCGAAAATCAACGTCGTCCTCGCCACCACCCACATCCCGCTGGCCGAGGTTTCCATTCAACTGACCGCGGGGCACATCGTCCACGTCGCCCGTCTGTTCCGCGCGTTTTTGGGGAAAAAACTTGACCGCGAGCCGCGACTGGCGCTCTGCGGCCTCAACCCCCACGCCGGGGATTTCGGCGTCATCGGCGACGAGGAGGAAAGAATCGTCGTCCCGGCGGCGGAGGAGCTGCGGGCGGACGGGCTCGACATCTCCGGCCCCCTGGCGGCGGACACACTCTTCACCGAAAAGAATCTTTCCCGCTTCGACGGCTTCATCGCGCTGTACCACGACCAGGGGCTCATCCCGGTGAAGCTCCTGGCCTTCGACTCCGCGGTCAACGTAACCTTGGGCTTGCCCTTCCTGCGGACCAGCCCCTCGCACGGCACCGCCTTCGATATCGCAGGGAAGGGAATGTCCGATATCGAGAGCATTATATCTGCATTTTCTGTCGTGAGCATATAA
- the miaB gene encoding tRNA (N6-isopentenyl adenosine(37)-C2)-methylthiotransferase MiaB: MKQLYLESQGCQMNERDAERLAAGLLTDGWRLVKNPADADLILVNACSVREKAASHALGRLRQLYSLTQKRPGLLFGLTGCLAQHLGDEARDLLPRLNLLTGPGAVERLPRLVEKVKKPEDFAKDLDPAGPEGDFDPDGDHRLDHPAIGPHAAFVTVMEGCENRCAYCVVPDLRGPEVSRRPETVLAEVAHLAAQGFTEVTLLGQNVNSYRSKGRRFPRLLREVARVDGIKRVRFTTSHPKDLSRDLLEVMAAEPAVCEQLHLPLQSGSDKILGAMGRGYTRDRYRTLVRQARELLPDLTLTTDVIVGFPGETEEDFSLTAGLVEETGFASAFMFKYSPRPGTPAFALPDDVSPEVKQARLERVIGLITESAFARNRELVGRTLEVVVEGRDKRGEPFGRTRGGKPVKLPGEALEPGRYCTVEITGAGPWSLTGRRAEVIS; encoded by the coding sequence ATGAAACAACTCTACCTCGAAAGCCAGGGGTGTCAGATGAACGAGCGGGACGCCGAGCGCCTGGCCGCCGGTCTCCTCACCGACGGCTGGCGCCTTGTGAAAAACCCCGCCGACGCCGATTTAATCCTCGTCAACGCGTGCAGCGTGCGCGAAAAGGCGGCCAGTCACGCCCTGGGCCGCCTGCGCCAACTTTACAGCCTGACGCAAAAACGCCCCGGCCTCCTCTTCGGCCTCACCGGCTGCCTGGCCCAGCACCTGGGCGACGAGGCCCGCGACCTGCTGCCGCGGCTGAATTTGCTCACCGGCCCCGGCGCCGTGGAGCGCCTCCCCCGACTAGTCGAAAAGGTTAAAAAACCGGAGGACTTCGCGAAGGACCTCGACCCGGCCGGCCCCGAGGGCGACTTCGACCCCGACGGCGACCACCGCCTGGACCACCCGGCCATCGGCCCCCACGCCGCCTTCGTGACCGTGATGGAGGGCTGCGAAAATCGCTGCGCGTACTGCGTGGTGCCGGACCTTCGCGGGCCCGAGGTCAGCCGCCGCCCGGAGACAGTCCTGGCCGAGGTTGCGCACCTGGCGGCGCAGGGCTTCACCGAGGTGACCCTCCTCGGGCAGAACGTGAACTCGTACCGCTCGAAGGGCCGGCGGTTCCCCCGCCTGCTGCGCGAGGTCGCCCGGGTTGACGGGATAAAACGGGTCCGCTTCACCACCAGCCACCCCAAGGACTTGAGCCGCGATTTACTGGAGGTCATGGCCGCCGAGCCGGCGGTTTGCGAGCAGCTCCACCTGCCGCTGCAGTCGGGGTCGGATAAGATTTTGGGCGCGATGGGCCGGGGCTATACTCGGGACCGCTACCGAACGCTCGTCCGGCAGGCGCGGGAGCTTTTACCGGACCTGACCCTGACCACGGACGTCATCGTGGGCTTCCCAGGCGAGACGGAGGAGGATTTTTCGCTGACGGCGGGGCTGGTGGAGGAGACGGGCTTCGCTTCGGCCTTCATGTTCAAGTACTCCCCGCGGCCGGGCACGCCGGCGTTCGCGCTCCCCGACGACGTGTCGCCCGAGGTCAAGCAGGCGCGGCTCGAGCGCGTCATCGGGCTGATTACGGAGTCGGCCTTCGCGCGGAACCGGGAGTTGGTGGGCCGGACGCTGGAAGTCGTCGTCGAGGGGCGGGACAAGCGGGGCGAGCCCTTCGGCCGCACGCGCGGCGGGAAGCCGGTCAAGCTGCCGGGCGAGGCCCTCGAACCCGGGCGCTACTGCACGGTCGAAATAACCGGCGCCGGGCCCTGGTCGCTCACCGGCCGCCGGGCGGAGGTCATTTCTTGA
- the ftsY gene encoding signal recognition particle-docking protein FtsY, with protein MGFFQALAKTRDRLDRALRKLAGNRLGDEAAGELEEALILADAGPVVAAGLVERLKEIYPERGADPGELLAGLVAGMLPPVPPPYDGPPPEVLLLVGVNGTGKTTTAAKLAARYAREGKKVLLAAADTYRAAAGEQLEVWAARAGVPLVRHSGGGDPAAVLFDALEAAKARRMDAVIADTAGRMHTRDHLMRELGKLRRVVEKSLGAHPVETVLVLDAGGGQNGVLQARAFLEGAGCDRIVLTKLDGTSKGGFLLAVAAETGLPVSHVGTGERLEDLEPFDPIKFARALVGLD; from the coding sequence ATGGGTTTTTTTCAGGCGCTGGCGAAGACGCGCGACCGGCTGGACCGAGCCCTGCGAAAGCTGGCCGGGAACCGCCTCGGGGATGAGGCCGCGGGCGAGCTCGAGGAGGCGCTGATTCTGGCCGACGCGGGCCCGGTGGTCGCCGCCGGGCTGGTGGAACGCCTTAAAGAAATCTACCCGGAGAGAGGGGCCGACCCCGGGGAGCTCCTGGCCGGGCTCGTGGCCGGGATGCTGCCCCCGGTCCCGCCGCCCTACGACGGCCCGCCGCCCGAGGTCCTCCTCCTGGTGGGGGTCAACGGGACGGGGAAGACGACGACGGCCGCCAAGCTGGCCGCCCGGTACGCCCGGGAGGGTAAAAAAGTGCTCCTGGCCGCGGCCGACACCTACCGGGCCGCCGCGGGGGAGCAGCTCGAGGTCTGGGCAGCCCGCGCCGGCGTTCCGCTGGTCCGGCACTCCGGGGGCGGCGACCCCGCAGCGGTTCTTTTCGACGCCCTCGAAGCCGCCAAGGCCCGGCGGATGGACGCCGTCATCGCCGACACCGCCGGGAGGATGCACACCCGGGATCACCTGATGCGTGAGCTGGGCAAGCTCCGCCGCGTGGTGGAAAAGTCGCTCGGCGCTCATCCGGTGGAGACCGTCCTCGTGCTGGATGCGGGCGGCGGGCAGAACGGCGTCCTCCAGGCCCGGGCCTTCCTGGAAGGCGCCGGGTGCGACCGAATCGTGCTGACAAAGCTCGACGGGACCTCCAAAGGCGGCTTCCTCCTCGCCGTCGCCGCCGAGACCGGCCTCCCCGTTTCCCACGTGGGGACCGGCGAGCGGCTGGAGGACCTGGAGCCCTTCGACCCGATAAAATTCGCCCGGGCCCTGGTGGGCCTCGACTGA